The genomic DNA GGAGACCATGCAGGAGGTTGATTTGGCGCATTAGAATCAGGAGCAGTAGCGGAAGCGGCTTTCCGACGACGGAAATACCAGATGATAGCGGATAGGGCTATGAAAAACGCACAACTGACTCCAACGCCGATACCGACACCCACCTCTGTGCCGCTGTCTGAATCTGAAGATTCGGCGGATGTTGAAGAGGATGCCGAAGGGGTATTGGATGAAGGCGTTGAAGTTGTAGTGCCGTTCTTTGGTAGAATCCTGAAGTGGTTGCAAGTGAAAGTATTCGTGTAATCGTTATCATCAAACATTTCAAAATAGAAAAGACGTGTTAAATCCATTTCTGTTTGCACAATCCAGTTCCAGTATCTCTTTCCTGTCATATTAACTGTATTTATCAGTCAGGTGTGAGAATAGCATGTTGCTGCCAGAACAGACATACGCTCAATGAACTGCCTTGCATCTGTACCGACTTGATTAAGCACAAGAGAATAAGCCTTGAAGTTGGTTTCCCAGAGTATTTGGAGTGTCTGGTCCACATCGTACTCCAGAATTTTGTCGGTTTTCTCTGGAGGACGCCAGAAAGAATTAACCGCGTTGACCCCTGAAATGGAATGAAGCAAAATGATCAAAAGGGAGTTAGACATGTTTACTGTCCTTATCATGGTTCTAATACCACAACCAGTAAGGAATAAAATTGAGGACAGCTAGAAAGCTCGAAAGGAGAGAGATTCCAGGCTGGTACCAGGAAGCGGAATGCTTACATTTTGAGGCTGATCATGTTGTACGAGCATCTTCTCTGAAGTTGTTACACACGTCGTCTTGCCAATAATTGAGCAAGACTCGAGTTGCTCAAGACATGTACCTAGAAGACAATCAACATTGTCTTCTAGTGACGTGCATATGGCGTATGGCACCCTTCCCTCAATTAGCGATGCCGCCTACCTACCGAGTTAATACATATTGATTTTAATGATAAAAAGGGGCCGATATTGAAGTGACGAAGGAAATCGGCTTTCCTTTTGTTTATTTTCAATACGACTGTGTGGTTCATTCCCGACATCGGGAATAAGTCGTTGAATCAATTCCGATGTTTGGGGTATTTATCGGCTCACTTTCACGGACCCCTAGACCTCCTGACAACACACGTTTTTGTACAATTTTTATTCCTTTCAAACCTCATAGAATATGCCTGGTCCCTTTTCTGAAGATATGGCACTGCCTCAGTACAGCTTTATGGACGATTACAGCGAGGGTGCACATCCCCAACTTCTCGAGGCTCTTGTACGCACCAACTCAACCCAGCAACTTTCCTATGGAAACGATGAGCACAGCAACGAAGCCCGCCAATTAATCCGGACCAAGCTCTCTGCCACCGAGGATGAGGTTGCTATTCACTTTGTACCTAGTGGAACTTCCGCCAATCTTATCTGCATCGCGAGCTGTTTACGGCCTTTCGAGGCGGTGTTGACCGTCGATTCAGGGCATATTGTTAGCAAAGAAGCGGGCGCCATTGAGGCTACTGGACACAAAACGATTGTTGTCCCTGGGGTAGGAGGGAAAATGACGCCTGACAACCTGGAAAGGGCTGTTCGCCAGAATCAGTTCTTCCCGCACAACGCTAAACCGCGGTTGGTTTATATCTCCAATGCCACGGAACTAGGAACGATTTACACCAAACGAGAATTGAAAAGCCTCAGTGCCGCGTGCAAACGCTGGGGCCTGTTGCTTCTCATAGATGGCGCTCGCATTGGAGTAGCACTGAGTGCTCCGTCTAATGATTTGACACTGCGAGACCTAGTGGACCTAACCGATATTTTCTGGATTGGTGGCACCAAGAATGGCGCATTACTGGGGGAAGCAATTGTTGTACGGAAGCATTTGGCGGACGGCTTTGCTTTTTATTTGAAACAACACGGCGCATTGTTAGCCAAAAGTCGTATAATAGGTGTTCAGTTTGCAGAACTCTTCCGGAAGAGCCTCTTCTTTGAGCTTGCAGCGAATGCCAACAACGCAGCCCAGATGATCTCAAACAATTTTCAAGAACTGGGTTATCAACTATCTGCGAAAACCGAGACGAATCAAGTATTTGCAATATTACCGGAGAGCTTGGCTAAGCGGCTTGAAGAACGGTTTCGCTTTTATGTGTGGGAACACCTCGACAATCAACAAGTTGTGGTTAGGATCGTTACGTCGTGGGCTACAAACACATCAATGGTGGATAAATTTAACGCATGGGTTCAGcagtggactatctaaaggCACACAATAAGCCATTCGACAATATGGATAATGAAAAGTGTACGAAAATTTTAATGGAACAAGCTCAGCATAACCTATCTGCCTTCAACACCGAGTACTATCGAGCTATGCAGCCGTCCTTGCCCTAGAAAATATCTAGTTAACACCAGTACAAACAGCAACTTATATATGTCAGGCAGCTAAGAGACCAATGGATACAATTGAAGCGCTAGCAGTAATACCAGTACATATACATATTAAACTATTTTTATTTGGAGAAATGCTCGCTTCGTTGTACTGATTACTAATCGCCTAAAATGGCATTCCCGACTTTTTGATTCCCGACAACTTTTGTTCTTGTAAAACGAGGACCTGTGAATTCCCTGTTCCGGTTAGTTTTACCGTTTCTGGTTTAGCCTCCCGATACGCCGTATTGTAAACACCGCCCGCCTGGCCTCCCAATATAAAAGAGCCCTCCCTCACTGTTCTGACTTCGTCTCCTCACAAATCTTTTTCTCTTGCCAAACTCCCCTCCCATATTCTGCACTCATCCATATTCCTGGCCACCTGAACTCCGCCGCCCCctcccccttttttttttctcggaAATTgcggctgcgccttctcaccTCCACTTCcggtttccttttcctcgtttACGTTGACCGGTGTTTCAAGCTGATTCTGTCTCCCTCTATTCTTTATACAGTGAATTGGTTCATATCCTTTGCTCCCCTATCTTTTACTAAAAAGCGAATTTATATGAGGTCTTGCTTTTCCGGCCGCTCTTCATTAATGGTATCCGCCCTTTCGACTCCCTTATCAAATGAAAGGTATTGACACCAGGCTTGACAGACACCCAAGGCTGATTACAGCTTACAATTGACCCCATGCATTGCCCCTTTCCGCGGGCGCCCGTCCTGCGTCGCTCCTTCGCCCTAACGATGCTGATCCCATGTGCCGCGTATGCGGTTGGAACGCTCAGATGACAACGATTTAGCATCCGGGAGAAACAAATCCAATGGCATAAATGCCTCACCTGTGGTTTTGTTGGTTATTTTCGCCACAAACACTGGTCACATTCCCGCGGAGGCGGTTTTGTAAAGTCTGGAACCAAACCTCACTGCCAAGTGATGAATGATTGGAGCTCTGTTGTCAAATTTCCAGTCTGCTGCCCCCCATGGCACTGTGGAAAGGAAAATGCTACAAGAACCATCATTCGCCGATGCAAAGTTCCTCAGAAAATGAACTATGCTCCCGTGCCCTCATGACCATAACACTGGTTTCACATGTCGCTTTGAGCAATACGGCAATGTTTGGTTAATCCTGCCTTTGACTGTTTAGCATTCTGGGATGCATTAAAGCTGGATTCCAGAGTGATAGGGATACAGCAGCAATTTCAAGGCGCTCAGGGGCGTCGATTAGGCTATAGCATTCATGCCACATCAATGTGTTCTGTTGTCGAAATCAGAGGTGTTTCAAGCGAATGATTTGGCTCCCATTGCGCGGGTGATGATGGAGCTGATGCAGAAATATGCCAAAGATGATAGGATCGTTGGTACTGACAAATTTGATAGCTGACGGAGTTGCTTAGCTGCTATTGAAGCTCTCTACGACAACGTGGACTGGCTTATTGGAAGAATTGAAAAGGGTTTGTAGTTCTCTCTTTGATTTTGAAAGCTGCTCATTGGTTTCTAACAGTGTCTTTTGACGTAAATCCGTTGGTTTCGTGGTGAACTAAGTGATCTAGCATAGTATAGCCACTAATCATTAGCTGTCCTCTTCCAATATTGAACTACTTggcatctgcacatagccacAAACAGACCATAGATGTTATTAGATTACCGCTATTCCTTATGAGGTTCAGCACTCGCCTAGCTAATTGCCTTTTATTCGGCTATAAACGGATTACTCAGCTGAGAGAACTCCTGGATTTCCGGATTCGctcttttttcttcattAGGTAGACAGACCTCAATATAACGCTCGTTACTATCATCTCCATCTAGCCTTTTTAGGCGTATTGCCTACGCTGACCCACCAGCCTCAACAATAGAGTTATCTCGTATGGACCACGTTGAGCCTACAATACCACTAGGCCACCTTTTAGGAAATTCTGGGTAATAAATAGCAATGCACCGGCTAATCTTTCGGAGTTGGACAACGGTTCCCGGACTGCTGCAGGGTCAATATCGACAGACGATCCCTTGATATAGCTCCCGTCCGAATAGAGACTTTCGAATTCTTAGAAACTCCGTTCAGGCCCAAATAATTGACATCAGCAAGGCGTTTATATGGCtaagaaagaaaatatctACATATATGAATACATAATAAACTTTGGATACGCGTCCTGCAGTCTATGACGACACTTGATAGGAATGTGCTTGCGGCCCGGCTTGCGGCCCGCATTTTTGTCATTTTTATCCGGTTTTCGAGACAAGACAATCAGTTTAAAGAGACTCGCACATACTTTGTATTGTGTTTCCTTCCTGCAAGATTTCAGAGAAATCTGTACGCTATCATGAATATCGCACCGAACCCAGCGCCGTATACGTACGAAGTGGAGGTTTATCAAGAGGGCCTCCGTGATAAAAGACCGGCGATTACCTTCAATGCATTTGAATGGGAAAAATTAGCCAAAGAACGTCTCTCGGCAGAGAGTTTTGGATACGTCTGGGGCTCTGCCGGATCTCGCGAAACCGATGACAACAACCGAGCAGCCTTTAAGAAATGGGGAATTGTGCCCTCCCGTCTGGTGAAATCCGACTTTCCGAGCTTAAAGACCACTTTGTTCGGTGACAAATACGATTATCCGTTGGCTATTGCACCGGTGGGAGTCCAGCGAATTTTTCACAGGGATGGTGAAGTCGCAGCGGCTTCTGCAGCGCAACAGGAGAACGTGACATATATCCTCAGCACTGCATCTGCAACAAGCATCGAGGACGTCGCAATGGCCAACGGATCCGGACCCCGCTGGTTCCAGCTTTACTGGCCCCAAAACAACCAGAGCGATATTACCGTCAGTCTGCTGAGGCGGGCCAAAGCTGCCAACTACAAAGTCTTGGTGGTGACCCTCGACACGTACATCTTGGGATGGCGGCCGTCGGACCTGGGCAATGCTTATAATCCGTTTCTTCGCAAGGACAGCATCGGGGTTGAATTAGGGTTCTCAGACCCTGTTTTCCGGCGCAAATTTCAAGAGAAACACGGCAAGACCATCGAAGAAGACATGTCCAAGGCAGCGGCCGAATGGGCTCACACCATCTTCCCTGGAACCAGCCATggctgggaggatctccgtTTCCTACGCGAAAACTGGGATGGCCCTATTGTTCTCAAGGGCATCCAGACTGTCGAGGACGCCAAGTTGGCAGTCGAATATGGGATGCAGGGCATCGTTGTTTCCAACCATGGTGGACGTCAACaggatggtggtgttggcTCGCTGGATGTGCTTTCTGAAATTGTCGATGCTGTCGGAAAAAAATTGGAGGTCCTATTCGACTCTGGCGTCCGTTGTGGTGCGGATGTTATTAAGGCTCTAGCGCTTGGAGCCAAAATGGTCCTACTTGGTCGACCTTACGTGTACGGTCTGGCAATTGGCGGCGCAGAAGGCGTTCGCCATGTGCTCCGCAGCATTCTTGGAGATATAGATTTGAATCTTCATCTATCTGGGATTAAATCAGTGTCACCTGAACACCTGAACCGCTCTGTGTTACGCCGAGTAGCATAGAGTTAATGCCTCTGTTGTCTGCTGATGTGTTCAACCATATTTTATTATAGGCGGATAGAGCCTGGAAGATATATACAGGGAAGATTTGGTAGAGAGGAAGAATTCCGAAGAATTCTTACTGAGATAGGGACTAGCATATGTTGTAGTTCTGTATTCAACTAATCAACTCAATTGTCCCAGTATGTCCAATTAGTCCAGTTAGTGTTTGTTTGCTTACTTCCTCTTTATCTTTGCCTTCTCTTGCTCCATATCTGTTACAACCCATGCGCTCCGATGCGACCTCCGACTTCCACTACAAAGATCATCACATCAAAGGAagcctcagaaacatgataaaagccaagtaatattggccctttAAGCTATACAAAATGACAAAAATTTAAGCTCTCGAGCtgctggcaggatctatcacgtggaccATGTGAAGCTCAGTTGCCGCCGGTGTGGCATGCGATTACGATGCAATATgtcagccaattcacggaggCTCACTGATCTGGAGGGATCAACGCTTGctgaacacatacttgatctagattccaaagggtttccttcTCGGTCCTAGAAACTATGAGGAACGAGAGAATCCGCCGCAGATTTTATTAGACGGATCAAGGATTATACACTGATGAGACTGGACTCCATTCTGGATAGGAACCAAGAAGAATGTCCCCGTGCTTTTCCGACATGCCCTAGGTGTTTTCCAGCTACTCAAGTCTAATTAATCCTTGTTTACAAAAACGTCGATCCAGCCATTACCCAATGAAGACGGCGTTTTCAGTTGAAGATAGTGGAATAGAAAGCAAAAACGCGTCTGTCATAACTCCGTGGTGAGAGAAGTTAGTCTTCAGAAAACCTGATAAGATACCTATGTTCACAGACCCATCTGCCGACAAGAGGATGTTTTCAGTATTTATGTCACCGTGTACAATTCCCAATTTTTTGTAAATGTACTCGATCCCCGTCAGGATTTCACAGCAGAATGCCGTGATTTCGTATGCTTTCAACTGGCCCAATGGCGTTGCAAATACCTGTGCAAGTGACACATCTAGCACTTCGTAAAGATGTGAATCATGTTAGTGATATAGCGCTTGTTGGAAGGTGACGATATTCTTGTGAGAAACTGCAGTGAGCGTTGATAACCAGTCTTCATGAACCTTGATATTTTGATTGTCATCTCCAAGAATGTATCATCCTTGGTGAGTGCAAAGTGTCCCAAACCTACTTACTATATCTTGAATATTGCCTGGTATCGTTCCCATGGATTAGACACTCTTTGCGGTGGCGTCGTACTCCTCGCAGCGGCTTGATATCCCGTACTGGTACACTCTGAGCATACCTATAATGCGGTGGTTTTCCTGTGCTGCACGAGTAAATTTAACTAAGATTGGCTACCTACCTTACTCACGAATCAGCAGATGACATTGACCTGTGCTCATGAATACCATGAGGCATTAGTAAACTAGACCTGGATATGATTACCCAAATGGGGGCCCTTTCACCCAATATCCTAGTATGTTTACAGAATTTACGCATGATTTATTATAGTAGTAGTTTGTATGTGATATAAATACACCGTATTTTATTAACTTGGGTACGAGCCTCGAAGGCATTTGGGTATTGGGTACAACATCTGTAAGATGATGACGTCATGATAAGAATGATGCACTTTTGGTCCTCTTGCACCAACGTATGAAAAGCGGAAATGGTCGGTTAGGCTCAGCTGAAGGTTATCTTCTCTGGTCACATTCGTTCCTTGGGCCTGTGATTTCAATTTTGTGGATGTTAAAGCCAAAGGTTTATCAGGATGATCGAAAAGGAATATGGGAAACACACTGAGCATAATCATAATTTTTACTGCAAGACCGTTCTGCGCAAAAATTACTTTACAGAAACCAATTGTGTGAACTGTCTATTACCCATTAGTACGTTTCTTGTCCTTCCTGGAAAGTTTGCATTGGATTTATTGACTAATTGCTTTACAGATGGTGATAGGGATTTGGTGATTGGCACGGACAACGGAATTTACTTGGTCAATCAATGGCCTATCGACGAAAACATCGGACCGCAGCTAATTATCGACACTGTCGGCGTTACTCAGATTGACATTCTGGAAGAGCATCGCCTATTTATGATCCTGTCGAATGGAACACTAAGTTCATATCCAATTGAAGTCCTGAATGCTAGCGGAGACCAGGATTTAGTATCTTGCGAACCACAGAAGGTCCAAGACTATGTGGACTTCTTCAAGATCGGGATTAGCGTGGGACGACATCTTGTGTGCTCTGTCAATACTTCGGAATCATCAACTGAAATCAGAGTTTTTCAGCCTACGGATATCTTCAATCGAAATGGTATGAGGTTAGCCCTGGACAGTATGGGAGATGGAAACACACTCAACCTGTTCAAGGTGAGTAattccttttttcctttgacaaaactaccatctaaatttttttttcaaggTATTTCACATTCCTGTCGAATGCTGGTCTGTACACTTCCTGCGGTCAACTTTAGGCATTGGCTGCACAAAGGGGTTCAAAATCATCAATCTGCATACTGCAGATATTTACCCACTTCTTGACCCGGCAGATAAATCGCTAGATTTTGTTTCACAGAATGAAAACCTCAAACCCTTTCACATTGAAAAAATGGACAACGGCAGATTCCTTCTCTGCTACAATGGGTTCTCAATGTTTGTGAACCGGAATGGATGGCTAGCACACCCTGACTGGAAAATTTCTTGGAAGGGCACACCGAAATCTTTTTCGGTGTCATATCCATATATATTAGCCTTTGGGTTGGACTTGGTAGAATTTTGGCACATCAAAACAGGCAAACTGCTTGATACTATTGTTGGACACAATATTCGGATGTTACATTCGCGTCCAGGACAGGTGAGAAATTCACTTAGTATTTAATTCTGGGGTTTCTTCAATTGCTGATCTTGAATAAGACATTTTACGCCTTTGAAGACGACGGTGGTGAGGATGCAGTAGCAAGTTTAACATTTAGCGCGGCCTCAGGACCCTCCTGACCACCGAGCCGCCAGCTGACATCTCCAATCACGCAGTAGGGAACTATTTCCTCGGCAGTCAATAGACTAAAATAGGCCAAGGAAACTACTCCTTACTGGACACGCGCGGCTGAGCCCACCTCTGCAACTGTTGGATGCTGCAGTGTCTGACTTGTTTCTCCCAAAGGCGCAGCAGTGTCTCAGCACccatgtcctttaaacttgaATACAATAACAACCTCCCTATTGTGGAGGGAACTACAGCATCGCTTTACAACGGATGTAACTTGTATAGGCCTTGTCAATTGAACCGGATAACACCTGAATACTAAAGCCTTATTATAGCTGGGCTAGGATTGAGAAGCATAAAACAACATACGCCACTGATTAGAAAGAATAATTGTGATTACCTTGATTCTTACCGAGCCATAACGCCTAAGTGTCATATGCAGAGGATGGAATTCTCCCATCCCTAAAACGGAACCGGATAGGGACGAAGATATTTGGTTTTTCGGGAATAGGAAaatcccatcctcatcccatCCCATTTTCGTCTCATAAAATGGGAATCCCATCCCATAAAGGCTTGGCATCCTGTGGGACGGGATAAGACCCTCCCGGGTATCCCGAATTCCCATTCTACAGTCAGCTTAGCCACGATTCTAGGGTGCATTCTAGGGTGCATTCTAAAAAGATAACTGCTGCGCCAGGAACAAAAGAATAGGATACTAAGCTGATAGGCTTAGTACTGTACTCACTTATATAGTTAGGTGGCTCATGCCGTTACACATAGGGCATTCGACAGTATCTCCAGGTCTACATGAAGATATTCAAGTTAAGCATAGCTTTACCAACCATCATTTAAGCTAAATGATGAAACAGAATCTCAGGAATACCATTATAAGCATATGATAGAGTAGTAGTAACCTTACTATCTACTTGTCCATTGCTGTTCATTGCCTCCTTGCCATCTCAGGTATCCACAATCACCAGCGTTGCCATCTACGCTCAATATCACCATTCGATCCCTTAGCTCCTCCATTGTCGTTTTGTGTGGCATACCTAAGAATCACAGTAGTCAGCCAGTATGCTCTCTCGTTCTGCGATAACCCAATCATCACGTACTGTCCGGATCCTGAATAATAGTCATTACTCTGCGTCGCCATGTGCGATTGATCCTGCCAATCCGATGCGCTCTGGCTTGAAGACGTGTTGCTGCCGCAGTTTCTACTGCTTCTGAGCTTGTCTGCTTGGTCGTATAGATGGCAAGCTTGGTCCTGGAGGTCTGACATATTGGAATGCAATTTTCTATGGCGATAATGTAGTAGCTGTAATGTTTTCTATTCCTGCTGTGAATTTAATGGACTTTGTAGATGATTTTATATACTCAGTGGGGGCAAATCCACTCCGGATGACGTTGTTAATAAAAATTCCTTACAAGACCGGGAATTTTAACACAGCGAATGGGTCACATTTAGGAGAGATCAATCGATTTGATCGGATTTCTCAACCGGATTTAGCTGTGTACAGTGGTAATGGTGAATTTTCCTTTGTTGAATTCCTGAGGACGAACATCCTCAGGTCCCAATAAGGAATGAGATCTATAGATATATACTGCTTGCAAGCAATACAATTATTTTGACCGGTAAAACGAGGACCTGTAAATTCCCTGTTCCGGCTAGTTTTACCGTTATGGTATAGTCTCCTGATACGCCGTACTGTAAACACCGCCCGCCTTCCCAATATAAAAGAGCTTTCCCTCACTGTTCTGACTTTGTCTCCTCCCaaatctctttctcttcccaaACTCCCTCCAATATTCTGCACTCACCCCATATTTCTGGCCATCTGGACTCCACTACcccctttccttttttttttttttttttagaaACTGCGGCTGCGCCCTCTCACCTCCACTTCcagtttccttttccttgctTACGTCAACCGGCGTTTCGAGCTGATTTTGTCTCCCTTCATTTTTCATACAGTGAATTTGTTCATACTCTTTGCTTTCCTATCTTCTATTAGAAATGAATTTACATAAGGCCTTGCTTTTCCGGCCGCTCTTCATTAATGGTATCCGCCCTTTCGACTCCCTTATCAAATGAAAGGTATTGACACCAGGCTTGACAGACACCCAAGGCTGATTACAGCTTACAATTGACCCCATGCATTGCCCCTTTCCGCGGGCGCCCGTCCTGCGTCGCTCCTTCGCCCTAACGATGCTGATCCCATGTGCCGCGTATGCGGTTGGAACGCTCAGATGACAACGATTTAGCATCCGGGAGAAACAAATCCAATGGCATAAATGCCTCACCTGTGGTTTTGTTGGTTATTTTCGCCACAAACACTGGTCACATTCCCGCGGAGGCGGTTTTGTAAAGTCTGGAACCAAACCTCACTGCCAAGTGATGAATGATTGGAGCTCTGTTGTCAATCTTCCAGTCTGCTGCGTCCCATGACACGCTACTGTGGAAAGGACAATGCTACAAGAACAATCATTTGCCGATGCAGAATTTCTTGGCAAATGATACTATGCTCTTGTGCTCTCATGACCATAACGCTGATTTCACACCTCGCTTTGAGCAATACGGGCAAGAGCAATACGGGCAAGATTTGGTTAATATTGCCATTGACTGGGCATAGTGACTGTAGGACGACCGTGCTGTAGTGGATTTTGGCGTCAAAGTATAGTTTATCGTCTCACATCCATTCATGCTGTCCTTGTAATGTCGGAAGCATATCAGGCTTATCCTTGTCTTTACTACAAAAGCAGCATCACCGCCTTGGGGCAGATTGAAATTTCGAAATCAGTGTAGTCCTGTTGGAAATTGTCACATTCGTACTTTCAGCGAAATAAATCTCAGGGTGTAGCGCGTTCCGCATGACATAGTTACGAGGTGTCTTGAGCAGCATTGATGGGTTAGCCACGCCAATCATAGGAAATACTTGGTGTCCAAGGCAGAAAGCGTCCGCGCTAGCTGGATTAGTAATCGAACATAAACAGGTGCTCGGATGTCACATCGCAACTTGTCATGCGTTGTGTCATGCATGGTGTCCTAACAGCGGGTCATCCACTAGTTTTTTAAAGACAGATTTACCGCTAGTTATGCAGGACGATATTGCTGAATTACGACGTCAactggaggaagagagacGGGCAAGGGAAGAGGCGGAACAGCgccaggaagaagagagacgGGCAAGGGAAGAGGCAGAACAGCGCCAGGAAGAGGCGGAACAGCGCCAGGAAGAGGCGGAACAGCGCCAGGAAGAGGCGGAACAGCGccaggaagaggagagacgggccagagaagaggcagaaCAACGACTGCAACCCAACTCTCTATTTCGCCTTCTCGATCGCTGCCACGAATCTCTGTCACAGACGATCCGAGTCGAGACGAACGCGACCCTGACGACCCAAGGCAACGTGACTGACCCCGTCAATCGACTTTTTCCCAAGCGGATTGTTCCATGGCTTGATTTCCCTCAGATCCAGGAGCAAATCTGGAAGAAACTCGAGCGTGCAGTCGGCTTTACCTCACGTCCGCTCTTTCCTTCCGATAACCAGCTAGACTATGTCGCAACAAATGTCCAAGACCGACCGATTTACTCAGAAGCGACTTTACGAAATTTCGAGCGAGACACTGTGGATAACTTTGTTGAAAAGATTGTCGAGGCATTACGAGGCGATGAAACTTTGCAACGGGAGTTTGGTATTGAGGGCCGAGTGGCCTTTTATGACCGCACAAACTCAACCTCACTGGATGACAATTTGGAGATGCATCTTGACGACGCACCCTGTCAACCAACAAACACCAGCCGCGGGAGAGgtagaagaaaagggaaggggAAACAAATGGGTCAAAGTCAGACAAGGGCTCGCTCACGAAGGCGGCGCAATCGCCGTGCTGATCAGTTCTGTGTTCACGTCGTGGCTGATGAGCGCCAGATACCAGTATATGCAGTGGAGTTTAAAGCCCCTCACAAGCTTACAGTCGCGGAATTAGTCGCGGGCTTGCACGAGATGGACCTGGCCCGCGATGTTATTGATCAGGAAGGAGACACATTTGAGTTTCATACCACCCGCCTTGTTGCCGCTGTTGTCACTCAAATATTCTCATACATGCATGACTTGGGGATACAGAACGGGTGTATTCGGACAGGGGAGGCATTTGTCTTTCTACATATTCCAGAGGATCCCACAATAGTTCAATACTACTTGTGTTTCCCAAATCAAGACGTGCAGGCAGGCGATGAGAGCCGTCTCCACCGGACTGCCGTGGGCCAGATGCTTGCGTTCACACTCCAAGCGCTGGCTGCTGAAGCTCCGTCCCAAGAGTGGCACAATACCGCACATGAACAGCTCTCTACCTGGAAAGTCGAATACTTGGACGTCTTGCGCGATATTCCCGAAACGATTCGCAAGGAGCCGCCGCCCTCAAATTATCGGCCTTCATACTGGAAACCGAATCCAAAGACACACAATACACGTTCCTACGCTCGCTGTAATCCAGGCGTATCTACCCCGGTAGGCTCGCCAAGTGAAAGCAGCGATAGTGACGAGGATATGCCTTCGCCGTCCACCGCACCAGCCGCGCGCAGTCGATCAAGTCGCGGGAAAGGTAAACATCTATCAACTGGCAGACGCGAACGGGCACCACCCGACCG from Aspergillus chevalieri M1 DNA, chromosome 1, nearly complete sequence includes the following:
- a CDS encoding uncharacterized protein (COG:S;~EggNog:ENOG410PKSA;~InterPro:IPR011009) codes for the protein MQDDIAELRRQLEEERRAREEAEQRQEEERRAREEAEQRQEEAEQRQEEAEQRQEEAEQRQEEERRAREEAEQRLQPNSLFRLLDRCHESLSQTIRVETNATLTTQGNVTDPVNRLFPKRIVPWLDFPQIQEQIWKKLERAVGFTSRPLFPSDNQLDYVATNVQDRPIYSEATLRNFERDTVDNFVEKIVEALRGDETLQREFGIEGRVAFYDRTNSTSLDDNLEMHLDDAPCQPTNTSRGRGRRKGKGKQMGQSQTRARSRRRRNRRADQFCVHVVADERQIPVYAVEFKAPHKLTVAELVAGLHEMDLARDVIDQEGDTFEFHTTRLVAAVVTQIFSYMHDLGIQNGCIRTGEAFVFLHIPEDPTIVQYYLCFPNQDVQAGDESRLHRTAVGQMLAFTLQALAAEAPSQEWHNTAHEQLSTWKVEYLDVLRDIPETIRKEPPPSNYRPSYWKPNPKTHNTRSYARCNPGVSTPVGSPSESSDSDEDMPSPSTAPAARSRSSRGKGKHLSTGRRERAPPDRKTKQTPSQRVQRPYCTMACIRGMVNGGPLDKKCPNWQHHGGQRHPMGPQEFTRKLHRQLVQNRNKGFEPLHIRGRTGYLMKATLLSHGYTVVMKATTKENQHALKTEVDNYRKLRSLQGYQIPVCLGDFEPSIAYWYHGQVMAHMMILSWSGTRLQRIIKDENMDFFHKEREKALKSLQKYGVEHKDKEWRNMLWDEQTRSLVVVDLEDMEWLKRPRPFQPTPGNSLGRRIVLRRKNGRRRLSSRAAVCTS